A stretch of Aspergillus nidulans FGSC A4 chromosome VI DNA encodes these proteins:
- a CDS encoding putative MFS transporter Fmp42 (transcript_id=CADANIAT00009468) — MSLPRVSYLESWENNPALVRRHQDRDQSPGRAVHRDDDEESYHDIPDSSVASSFPSTTDLPSSRHRLNFNPYGGLGWTQAVGAEDDTNVLSKASSIVSRQGQADRTAEAGRVRQSGDSQLETWGPLETTGAFEVSKAKRVVQVSFAVIYCFLAAGIVFGFAAIKPVFIREGVYHDFCFEGEDICYRQELSLNLMFTIAAVATNVSALPVGTILDTYGPRVCGIIGSTLLFTGALLLALAKRLPFDAYVPGYLLLALGGPFIFISSFQLSNTFPARSGLILSALTGAFDASSALFLIFRIINEKTNGVFSTQKFFLVYLVVPIFIMIAQLSVMPKTSYKTAGELVQQAEDHIIAEVTDRVDEQILDRDEGERQRNDRRMHRQSIVSKIQDLLADEANASTINDLGLALNDGRDTNEANTTPARPGPSVPNKHMGGGVWGAMHGYSAVEQIRSPWFVLITVFTVLQMLRINYFVASIRQQYEYLFGSAEDARHINELFDFLLPLGGLCAVPFIGTILDNASTPFVLFVLAATATVIGALGCIPNSYLAAYANIILFVIYRPFYYTAVSDYAAKVFGFHTFGKVYGLIICVAGLGNFAQAGLDALTFTVFNRNPIPVNLILTSFTAVAGFALMLFVGRKAAVMSASNESETRADPEVASLIHNYDGVAARDWERERQPLLSPRSVPRPQPQSASYGSMRSP, encoded by the exons cggcATCGCCTGAATTTCAACCCGTATGGTGGTTTGGGATGGACTCAGGCCGTCGGGGCGGAAGATGATACCAATGTTCTCTCGAAGGCGTCCTCCATTGTTTCGAGGCAAGGCCAGGCCGATCGAACGGCTGAAGCGGGACGCGTGCGACAATCTGGGGATTCGCAGCTCGAAACCTGGGGGCCCTTAGAGACCACTGGTGCTTTCGAAGTTAGCAAGGCAAAGCGAGTTG TCCAGGTGTCCTTTGCCGTGATATACTGTTTCCTTGCCGCCGGAATAGTGTTCGGATTTGCGGCGATCAAGCCGGTATTCATCCGTGAAGGGGTCTACCATGATTTCTGctttgaaggagaggatATTTGCTATAGACAGGAactcagcctcaacctgATGTTCACGATAGCGGCTGTGGCGACAAATGTGTCTGCGCTCCCGGTCGGAACCATTCTCGACACATACGGCCCACGAGTCTGCGGAATTATTGGCAGCACGCTTCTTTTCACCGGAGCactcctccttgctcttgcCAAGCGCCTCCCGTTCGACGCCTACGTTCCAGGTTATCTCCTCTTAGCTTTGGGAGGGCCGTTCATTTTCATTTCATCCTTTCAGCTCTCGAACACCTTCCCAGCCAGGTCCGGGCTGATCCTTTCTGCCTTGACTGGTGCTTTTGATGCCTCGAGTGCCTTATTCCTTATTTTTCGGATCATAAACGAGAAGACGAATGGCGTCTTCTCGACTCAAAAATTCTTCTTGGTTTACCTTGTAGTTCCTATATTCATAATGATTGCGCAGTTGTCGGTCATGCCAAAGACGTCATACAAGACGGCTGGAGAGCTCGTTCAACAAGCGGAAGaccacatcatcgccgaAGTAACGGACCGTGTCGACGAACAAATTCTAGATCGCGACGAAGGCGAGAGACAGCGGAATGATCGTCGGATGCACCGACAGAGTATCGTCAGCAAAATCCAGGACCTTCTAGCCGACGAAGCCAATGCATCTACTATAAATGATCTTGGCTTAGCATTGAACGACGGTAGAGACACCAACGAGGCCAATACGACCCCAGCCAGGCCTGGACCAAGTGTCCCGAACAAGCACATGGGTGGCGGCGTCTGGGGTGCAATGCATGGCTACTCTGCTGTTGAGCAAATCCGCTCTCCGTGGTTCGTTCTTATCACGGTCTTTACCGTCTTGCAAATGCTCCGGATCAATTACTTCGTTGCATCCATCAGACAGCAGTACGAATATTTATTCGGCTCGGCTGAGGACGCGCGGCATATTAATGAACTATTTGACTTCCTGCTGCCACTTGGCGGTCTTTGCGCCGTTCCGTTCATTGGGACCATCCTCGACAACGCTAGCACTCCGTTTGTCCTTTTCGTCCTGGCCGCAACGGCAACTGTAATCGGCGCGCTAGGTTGCATCCCAAATAGTTACCTAGCGGCCTACGCCAAtattatcctcttcgtcatctaCCGCCCATTCTACTATACGGCAGTGTCGGACTACGCCGCCAAAGTCTTTGGTTTTCACACATTTGGTAAAGTATACGGGCTGATTATCTGTGTCGCGGGCCTGGGAAACTTCGCTCAGGCTGGCCTGGACGCCCTCACATTTACGGTATTCAATCGCAATCCAATCCCAGTCAACCTCATACTTACTAGCTTCACGGCCGTGGCCGGTTTCGCGCTCATGCTATTCGTTGGGCGCAAAGCGGCTGTTATGTCTGCGTCGAATGAATCTGAGACGCGGGCGGACCCGGAAGTTGCCTCCTTAATCCACAATTATGACGGCGTCGCGGCCCGAGActgggagcgggagcggcaGCCCCTTCTTTCGCCACGTTCAGTGCCTAGACCGCAGCCACAATCTGCGTCTTATGGGAGCATGAGGTCTCCTTGA